The window AAAATGCACAAAAAATAATGGACGAAAGCATCAAACATGGTGGAAGTAGCGTACATACCTATCAATCAGTTAACTCGAAACAAGGTACATACCAAGATAAACTTAAAGTTTATGGTAAGGGTGAAAAGAAATGTCCAAAATGCAAAGATGGATTCTTCAAGAAAGTCAAATTAGACTTTAAAGAAAACGGAAGAGGAACAACTTTTTGTCCAATATGTCAAAAGTAACACAAACTAATAGCAAAGCTATTTTAGTAATTGATATGATCAAAGGCTTTACCGAAAAAGGTAGCTTGTATGATCCCAATATCCAAAGAATCGTAAAACCAATTGCTAATTTTTTAAAAATAAACCAAAATGAAGATATTTATTTTATTTGTGATGCACATTCAGAATCTGATTTAGAAATGCAAAATTATCCACTTCACTGTTTAAAAGGAACTAATGAAAGTGAAATTGATGACCAATTAGCTAAATTCGCAAAACCAAATAAAATTTATTTCAAGGATACAACTAATGGATTTCACCATTTTCCTGTTGAAATTTTAAAAAAATACAAGGAAATTGTTTTTGTTGGTTGCTGCACTGATATTTGTGTCTTGCAATTTGTTTTATCATTAAAAACATATTTTAATAAAGAAAAAATTCAAACTCAAATTGTAGTTTATGAAAATTTAGTAGATACCTTTAACTCCGAAACACACAATCGTGATCTTATGCATGAATTTGCTTTAAGACTAATGGAAAATGCTGGAGTTAAAATAAAAAGATAGGAACAAAATGAAAAGAGTTGATTTACATGGTCTAGAATCAGAAGAAGCAATAAAAGAAGTAACTTTGGCTCTTTTAGATTTCGAAAGAAACAAAGTTACTCAAATGTTAATTATCACAGGTAAAGGAACAGGAATTTTACAAACAGTTGTTGGTAATATTTTAGACAAAAAAGGAATCAAATATACATTAGTTAATAATCATGGAGCTTTTTTAATAGAACAACAAAATTTCATTTATACTCAAAACGATGATTTCGATGATGATTTTGCAGATGAAGAAGAAATAGATGATTTGTTCAATAATTTTAAACTTTAATAACTTGGTAAATTGGATTTTGGTCATTTTTTTGATCAAAATCCAATTTATTTACTTTACATTTCCCGCTTTCAGGAAGTACAACAAGAAAATATGCAAAAAGATCTTGCGCATCTTTTAAATTAATTTCACAAAGCTTTTCTCCTTGTTTTACTTTATTAAAAAGTGATTTTGATAAAACAATTTCAAAATCCATTTTTAAATCAAAATAAATTAAAATTTTAAATCCTGCTTGTGTCTCGATTATGAAACCGTTTTGATGAGGGAAAATCGTTTTCAAAACTCCTTCAACAGGAGATAAAATCTCAATTTTATTTTCGCTAGCAGATGTTTCAAAAGCTAATGAAAATTCATCTTCTGTGAGATTATAAAAAAGTGAGTTTTCGTCAGTTTTTAAACTACGAACTTTTGTATTTGCAAGCGAATAAATATTGCTTTGAGAATTATTTTTGAAAAAAGATTTAAAGAGATTCATTTTTAGCCCTTTCGTTTTGAGTTTTTATGAAAAATTTTATAATTACAAATAATTATATGTAAATAATATATTTTTCCCGCAATTTAAGGAGATTTTATGAAAAATAAAAGAGTAGTAATCGGGATGTCTGGAGGTGTCGATTCTTCGGTGGCTGCTTACTTACTAAAAAAACAAGGATACGAAGTGATAGGTCTTTTTATGCGGAATTGAGATTCGATTTTAAATAATGATATTTTAGGTAACGAATCGATTTCCCAAGATATTTGCCCGCAAGAGCAAGACTATCAAGATGCTTTAGCGGTTGCTCAAAAATTAGAAATACCACTTGAAAGAGTTGATTTTGTCAAAGAATATTGAGACAACGTTTTTGAAAACTTTATTGAAGAATACAAAAAAGGAAGAACACCAAACCCTGATATTCTTTGCAACAAATACATTAAGTTCAATTCTTTCGCTAATTATGCTTTTGATGTTCTAAAAGCTGATTATATTGCAATGGGCCACTACGCTAAAGTTGAAAACGGACACTTATACCGTGCAAAAGATCAAAATAAAGATCAAACATATTTTCTAGCGCAACTTTCAGAAGAACAACTTCAAAGAGTTATTATGCCACTTGCAGATTTAGAAAAACCTGAAATTAGAAAAATAGCCGAAGATTTAGATTTAATTACTGCCAAGAAAAAAGATTCAACTGGGATATGTTTTATTGGAGAGAGAAACTTCCGTGACTTCTTACAAAATTACATCCCTGCGCAAGATGGTGACATTGTAGATATTACAACAGGAAAAATTGTTGGTAAACATGTTGGTTCGTTCTATTATACAATCGGTCAAAGAAAAGGGCTTAATTTAGGCGGAATGCAAGAACCTTATTATGTATGTGGAAGAGATGTGTTTAAAAACATTATTTATGTTGCACCAAGCTCACAGATGCATTATATTGAATCAAACAACTTAATTGCTAGTCAATTAAATTTAAATAACAAAGATTATAATCCACAAAATCTAACTGCTAAATTTAGATATCGTCAAGAAGATACAAAAGTTACAATTGAAATTTTAGAAAACAATCAAATTAGAGTATTTTATCCTCAAACAGCTCAAGCTGTTACTCCAGGACAACAAGTTGTTTTATATGATGGAGACAAATGTATTGGTGGTGCAGTAATTGAAGAAATATACTTTGATAACAAAAAAATAGATTACGTTTAATTATGATAAGAGGAGACAAAATGACATCAAAAGAAATTAGACAAGCATGATTAGACTTTTTTGAAAGTAAAAACCATTTAGTGGTACCTTCAAAAAGTTTAGTTCCACAAAATGACCCATCTTTACTTTGAATCAACTCAGGTGTTGCGACACTCAAAGATTATTTTTCAGGTAAAAAAATACCACCTTCAAAAAGAATTGTAAACTCACAAAAAGCAATTCGTACTAATGATATTGAAAACGTAGGAATTACAGCAAGACACCATACCTTTTTTGAAATGTTAGGTAACTTTTCAATTGGTGATTACTTTAAAAAGGAGGCAATCGATTTTGCTTTCGAGTTTTTAACTCAAAAATTAAAGTTAGATTTAAATAAATTATATTTCACATACTATTTTGAAGATTTAGAAACAAAGCAAATGTGAATGTCACATGGTGTTGAAGAATCACACATGATTCCCGGTACTAAAGACACAAACTTCTGAGAAGTTGGTTCAGGACCATGTGGGCCTAACACAGAAATTTTTTATGATCGTGGTGAAAAATATGATGAGAGAGGAATTGTTCTTCTTCAAAAAGATATCGAAAATGATCGTTATATCGAGATTTGAAACATAGTCTTTTCAACCTACAACTCAAACGGTGAAGGTGAATATACTGAATTAAAACAAAAAAATATCGATACTGGTGCAGGTCTTGAGAGAATTGTATCGATTATGCAAGATGCTCCAACAAACTTTGATACCGATTTATTTTTACCAATTATCAATGAAATAGAAAAATATACCAAGTATAAATACGAAATTCAAAACTACTTTACTAAAGATCCAAAGCAAACAGAAATCAACTCTTGTTTTAAAGTCATTGCTGACCATATGAGAACTGTAGTAAACGCTATTGCTGATGGAGCAAAACCTTCAAACGTAGGACGTGGTTACATTTTAAGAAGATTAATCCGTAGAAGTGTCTATAAAGCAATGCAACTTGAAATTTATGAACCATTTTTATATAAATTAGTTGATGTTGTGAAAGAAAGTTTACCTTTTGAATATGATACCTTTCCTATTCAAAAGATTATCAAAGATGAAGAACTTATATTTAGTAAAACAATTGAAAACGGTAAAGAATTATTAAATAATTTTATTGAAAAAGATACAAAAGTATTCCCTGGTGAGCTTGCTTTCAAATTATTTGAAACATATGGTTTCCCTATTGAATTAACAGAAGAGATTTTATCTCAAAAAGGAATTCAAATTGATTTAGCTGGTTATGAATTAGCTAAAGAAAAACATGCTGAAGCTTCAAGAAACTCAAAAATTTCAGGAATGGATAAAGTAATTAACTCATTGACCTTAATTAAATCCAAAATTGATAAATTTGTAGGTTATGAAACAACACATAACAAAACTAAAATTTTACATTTATTAGACACTGAAAAAGAAATTGAAAGTTCAAGCGAAGTTAGTTATGTAATTCTAGCTGAAACTCCATTTTACGCAACTAGCGGTGGTCAAAAACATGACCGTGGATATATTCTTCAAAACAAAAATAAAATAATCATTTTAGATGTTTTTAAAGACAAATTTGGAAATCACATCCACAAAGTTGAAGGAAAAATTAATGTTAAAGATCTAGTTGAATGCTTTGTTGATGAAGAAATTAGATTAGGTCTTGAAAGAAACCACTCAGGAACACACTTATTATTCTCGGCATTAAGAACAATTTTAGGGTCTCAAATAAAACAATTAGGTTCAGATAACAATGAAGAACGTTTAACTTTTGATTTACCAGCAGATAAAAAACCTACTGATGAAGAAATTGAAAAAATTGAGCAATTAGTGCGCAGTTATATTAAACAAGATGCAACTAGACATTATTTAACAATGACTACCGAAGAAGCAAAAGATATGGGCGCAATCATGACTTTAGAAGAAGCTGAATATATGGATCCTAAAGCAGTTAGAATCGTTCATTTTGAGGGAATTACAGCTGATTTATGTGGAGGAACACACCTTTCAAATTCTGCTAAATTAGAAAACTTCAAAATTACCAACGTAGAGAAAAAAGCCGCCGGAGTTTATAGAATTAGAGCTATTTCATCAAATAATTTAGTTAATGAATATTTAGAAAATGAAATTGATAATTTAATTGTCGAAGTGAATAAAGCATTAGAGAAAAATGAAAAATTAAGCGCTGATTATAAATTTGATTTAGAAATTCCTAACAATAAAGAAGAAGCAATTAAGTACCTTCAAAAAGCTTTATTGAAGTTAAAAGAAGATAACAAAGAATTACATAAACAAAAACTTAATAGTTTTGAATTTAACTACGATGAAATTAAGTTCGATGTTAATGAACCTGTGAAAGTTTATATTAATGAAAACTTACTTAAAGAACAAATTAAAACTGTCGCTTCAACTTTAAGAGAAAAATATCAAGATGCTATTTTTATCTGTTTATCAGATGATCCGCAGCCAATGTTAGTTGTTGCAAGCAAAATTGCAAACTCTAACGAAGTTGCTCAAAAATTATTTAAAGAATTTAATGGTAAAGGTGGTGGAAACGCAATCTTAAGCATGGGTAAAATAAGTACCAAAATACCTAATTTTAAAGATCTAATTCTTGAAAAGAAATTATGAGAAAACTAGGACTTGATTTAGGAACTAAATCTTGTGGATTTGCAATCACTGATCAGGACGAAATAATTGCAACAGGATTAGAAAATTATATGTTTGAAGAGAACAATTTTGAAATGCCACTTGAAAGAATTGGTTTTTATCTTCAAACTTATCCAAATAAAATCGATGGAATCGTACTTGGTTATCCACTTAAAATTAGTGGTGAAAAAAGCGAGAGAACTTTGATGGTTGAAGCTTTCAAAAAATTAATTGAAGAAAAATACAACATTCCTGTTTTACTTGTGAATGAACAATATTCGACAAAAAAAGTTACAGAAGTTCTCATCAACGCAGGTTTAACAAGACAAAAACGTAAAAAACATAAAGACAAACTTGCTGCTCAAATAATTTTGCAAGATTATTTAGAATATTATAAAAACGCGTGAGGAAAATAATGATTTTTAAAAATACAATGTTAATGCTTAATGAAACGGCACAAAAATCAGGTTCGCCAAAAGGCGCTAACGCTTTGTTAATCTCTGCGATAGTTGTTTTTGTGCTCGGGATGTTAGCTTATGCCGGAATTCTTTTTTGAACTAAAAGAATTAGAAAAAAATACGATCAAAAAGCTCACCAAGAAGCAATTATTAAAATCGAGTCATTAAGAAATGATGTAGGAATTTTACCTCAAGAACTTAAGAAAATATTTAATTCAAAAGAAAATGACTACGATATTGAAGGAACAATCAATACTATTTATCAAAATAGCTTCACAAATGCACTTGTTGTTTCAAATGATTTATATCCATTTGCTTGCATCAGTCAAAAAACTAAAAACCCTATCTTTTACGAACTTGAAAGTTTTAAGTTTGATGAGTATAACAAAGCAAGAATGAACCCTGAAAATAATTTAGCTAATGAAATTAAACCTTATGAAAATCAAGAATTAGATTTTGTCGCTATTTTTAGCTCAAACCAAAATATAAATGATCTTTATGATAAATATTTTTCTAAATTAAAAGATAATGGAATGCTTTTAGTGAAAATCTCAAATTTCCCTAAACGTGAGATTAATCTTTTATTAAATCATTTAGCACTCGAAAAGAAAAAACATGAAGTTAGTTATTTTGGGACTAAAATTCTTTTTGTTGTTAAATAAATAAAATAAATAAAGCAATT is drawn from Mycoplasmopsis glycophila and contains these coding sequences:
- the alaS gene encoding alanine--tRNA ligase, with the translated sequence MTSKEIRQAWLDFFESKNHLVVPSKSLVPQNDPSLLWINSGVATLKDYFSGKKIPPSKRIVNSQKAIRTNDIENVGITARHHTFFEMLGNFSIGDYFKKEAIDFAFEFLTQKLKLDLNKLYFTYYFEDLETKQMWMSHGVEESHMIPGTKDTNFWEVGSGPCGPNTEIFYDRGEKYDERGIVLLQKDIENDRYIEIWNIVFSTYNSNGEGEYTELKQKNIDTGAGLERIVSIMQDAPTNFDTDLFLPIINEIEKYTKYKYEIQNYFTKDPKQTEINSCFKVIADHMRTVVNAIADGAKPSNVGRGYILRRLIRRSVYKAMQLEIYEPFLYKLVDVVKESLPFEYDTFPIQKIIKDEELIFSKTIENGKELLNNFIEKDTKVFPGELAFKLFETYGFPIELTEEILSQKGIQIDLAGYELAKEKHAEASRNSKISGMDKVINSLTLIKSKIDKFVGYETTHNKTKILHLLDTEKEIESSSEVSYVILAETPFYATSGGQKHDRGYILQNKNKIIILDVFKDKFGNHIHKVEGKINVKDLVECFVDEEIRLGLERNHSGTHLLFSALRTILGSQIKQLGSDNNEERLTFDLPADKKPTDEEIEKIEQLVRSYIKQDATRHYLTMTTEEAKDMGAIMTLEEAEYMDPKAVRIVHFEGITADLCGGTHLSNSAKLENFKITNVEKKAAGVYRIRAISSNNLVNEYLENEIDNLIVEVNKALEKNEKLSADYKFDLEIPNNKEEAIKYLQKALLKLKEDNKELHKQKLNSFEFNYDEIKFDVNEPVKVYINENLLKEQIKTVASTLREKYQDAIFICLSDDPQPMLVVASKIANSNEVAQKLFKEFNGKGGGNAILSMGKISTKIPNFKDLILEKKLWEN
- a CDS encoding BC85_0335 family putative methyltransferase translates to MIFKNTMLMLNETAQKSGSPKGANALLISAIVVFVLGMLAYAGILFWTKRIRKKYDQKAHQEAIIKIESLRNDVGILPQELKKIFNSKENDYDIEGTINTIYQNSFTNALVVSNDLYPFACISQKTKNPIFYELESFKFDEYNKARMNPENNLANEIKPYENQELDFVAIFSSNQNINDLYDKYFSKLKDNGMLLVKISNFPKREINLLLNHLALEKKKHEVSYFGTKILFVVK
- a CDS encoding Smr/MutS family protein produces the protein MKRVDLHGLESEEAIKEVTLALLDFERNKVTQMLIITGKGTGILQTVVGNILDKKGIKYTLVNNHGAFLIEQQNFIYTQNDDFDDDFADEEEIDDLFNNFKL
- the mnmA gene encoding tRNA 2-thiouridine(34) synthase MnmA translates to MKNKRVVIGMSGGVDSSVAAYLLKKQGYEVIGLFMRNWDSILNNDILGNESISQDICPQEQDYQDALAVAQKLEIPLERVDFVKEYWDNVFENFIEEYKKGRTPNPDILCNKYIKFNSFANYAFDVLKADYIAMGHYAKVENGHLYRAKDQNKDQTYFLAQLSEEQLQRVIMPLADLEKPEIRKIAEDLDLITAKKKDSTGICFIGERNFRDFLQNYIPAQDGDIVDITTGKIVGKHVGSFYYTIGQRKGLNLGGMQEPYYVCGRDVFKNIIYVAPSSQMHYIESNNLIASQLNLNNKDYNPQNLTAKFRYRQEDTKVTIEILENNQIRVFYPQTAQAVTPGQQVVLYDGDKCIGGAVIEEIYFDNKKIDYV
- a CDS encoding cysteine hydrolase family protein encodes the protein MSKVTQTNSKAILVIDMIKGFTEKGSLYDPNIQRIVKPIANFLKINQNEDIYFICDAHSESDLEMQNYPLHCLKGTNESEIDDQLAKFAKPNKIYFKDTTNGFHHFPVEILKKYKEIVFVGCCTDICVLQFVLSLKTYFNKEKIQTQIVVYENLVDTFNSETHNRDLMHEFALRLMENAGVKIKR
- the ruvX gene encoding Holliday junction resolvase RuvX, whose amino-acid sequence is MRKLGLDLGTKSCGFAITDQDEIIATGLENYMFEENNFEMPLERIGFYLQTYPNKIDGIVLGYPLKISGEKSERTLMVEAFKKLIEEKYNIPVLLVNEQYSTKKVTEVLINAGLTRQKRKKHKDKLAAQIILQDYLEYYKNAWGK